The following coding sequences lie in one Jonesia denitrificans DSM 20603 genomic window:
- the ilvD gene encoding dihydroxy-acid dehydratase has translation MPQLRSRTVTHGRNMAGARALLRAAGVDGNDFGKPIIAVANSFTEFVPGHTHLQPVGRIVSEAIKEAGGIPREFNTIAVDDGIAMGHSGMLYSLPSRDLIADSVEYMVEAHCADALICISNCDKITPGMLNAALRLNIPTVFVSGGPMEGGTATLVDGKVTKRLHLVHAMSGAVDDSISDADLQQIEENACPTCGSCSGMFTANSMNCLTEALGLSLPGNGSTLATHTARRALYEDAGRAIVDITKRYYHDDDHSVLPRAIASFDAFQNAMSLDIAMGGSTNTILHLLAAAQEGDVPFTMSDIDELSRKVPCLCKVAPNGTYLMEDVHRAGGVPAILGELNRAGLLNTEVSTVHTPTLKQWLADWDIRSGAATDTALELFHAAPGCQRSALAFSQSERWESLDTDAAGGCIRDVEHAYSQDGGLAVLRGNIAIDGCVVKTAGVDESIWTFTGPAVVVESQEDAVDAILTKRVTEGDVVVVRYEGPKGGPGMQEMLYPTAFLKGRGLGAKCALITDGRFSGGTSGLSIGHVSPEAAAGGTIALVEDGDIITINIPDRSITLDVDEATLAQRRAALEEAGGYKPRNRDRTVSAALKAYAAMALSADKGAVRDVSLLD, from the coding sequence ATGCCACAACTGCGTTCACGCACAGTCACCCACGGACGAAACATGGCCGGCGCCCGCGCGCTCCTGCGCGCAGCAGGCGTCGACGGAAACGACTTCGGCAAACCTATTATTGCCGTCGCGAACTCCTTCACCGAGTTCGTCCCCGGTCACACGCACTTGCAACCCGTGGGTCGGATTGTCTCAGAAGCCATTAAAGAGGCCGGAGGTATCCCCCGTGAGTTCAACACGATCGCCGTTGATGACGGGATCGCGATGGGACACAGCGGTATGTTGTACTCCCTCCCTTCACGTGATCTCATTGCTGACTCTGTGGAATACATGGTGGAGGCGCACTGCGCTGACGCTCTCATTTGTATTTCCAACTGTGACAAGATCACCCCAGGTATGCTCAACGCCGCTCTCCGCTTGAACATCCCCACGGTGTTTGTCTCCGGTGGGCCCATGGAAGGCGGCACAGCGACCCTTGTTGATGGGAAAGTCACCAAGCGCCTGCACCTGGTGCACGCCATGTCGGGTGCTGTTGATGACTCCATCTCTGATGCGGATCTGCAACAAATCGAAGAGAACGCGTGCCCCACGTGTGGGTCGTGTTCTGGGATGTTCACGGCCAACTCGATGAACTGCCTCACCGAAGCACTCGGGTTGTCTCTTCCTGGTAACGGCTCCACCCTGGCCACGCACACTGCACGCCGGGCGTTGTACGAGGACGCGGGCCGTGCCATTGTGGACATCACCAAGCGTTACTACCACGACGATGATCACTCAGTGTTACCGCGCGCCATTGCCTCCTTTGACGCGTTCCAAAACGCCATGTCACTGGACATCGCGATGGGTGGGTCCACCAACACGATCCTGCACCTTCTTGCCGCTGCACAAGAGGGAGATGTTCCGTTCACAATGAGCGACATCGACGAGCTGTCCCGGAAAGTTCCGTGCCTGTGTAAGGTCGCCCCCAACGGCACCTACCTGATGGAAGACGTTCACCGCGCGGGCGGTGTCCCAGCGATTTTGGGAGAACTCAACCGGGCCGGGCTCCTCAACACTGAGGTGTCCACCGTGCACACCCCCACCCTGAAGCAGTGGCTCGCCGACTGGGACATCCGTTCCGGTGCCGCGACAGACACCGCACTTGAGCTCTTCCATGCCGCCCCTGGGTGCCAACGCTCAGCGTTGGCGTTCTCGCAGTCAGAGCGGTGGGAGTCATTAGACACCGACGCTGCCGGTGGGTGCATCCGCGATGTTGAGCACGCTTACTCCCAAGATGGTGGGCTGGCGGTGCTTCGCGGCAACATCGCTATTGACGGGTGCGTAGTGAAAACAGCCGGTGTTGATGAATCCATTTGGACCTTCACTGGACCGGCTGTTGTTGTGGAATCTCAAGAAGACGCCGTCGATGCGATCCTCACCAAGCGAGTTACTGAGGGTGACGTTGTTGTGGTGCGGTACGAAGGCCCCAAAGGGGGCCCAGGGATGCAGGAGATGCTCTACCCCACTGCTTTCCTCAAGGGACGCGGCCTGGGCGCGAAGTGCGCACTGATCACTGATGGTCGGTTCTCTGGTGGCACCTCGGGGCTTTCTATTGGTCACGTGTCTCCTGAAGCTGCAGCCGGTGGCACGATCGCCCTGGTTGAAGATGGTGACATCATCACGATCAACATCCCGGACCGTTCCA